In one Candidatus Cloacimonadota bacterium genomic region, the following are encoded:
- the yihA gene encoding ribosome biogenesis GTP-binding protein YihA/YsxC — MLRFVESFFVKSAVEPKDYPASAYPEFAIAGRSNVGKSTLINLLTERRKLAKTSNHPGKTRLLNFFLIRWKDDAAASEGRLQLTDLPGYGFAEVSQAEQEKWRKMISHYLDERQQLRGIIVLVDIRHAADPKDMQMLELLRLRKIDHCVVATKADKLPKTKVAKTLQQLSKELGLKDIPLIPVSALKNTGLEPLYAWFSQHLS; from the coding sequence ATGCTTAGATTTGTGGAATCCTTCTTCGTCAAGAGCGCGGTGGAGCCCAAGGATTATCCCGCCAGCGCCTATCCGGAATTTGCCATCGCGGGACGCAGCAACGTGGGCAAATCCACCCTGATCAACCTGCTCACGGAGCGGCGCAAGCTGGCCAAAACCAGCAACCATCCCGGCAAAACGCGGCTGCTGAACTTTTTCCTCATCCGCTGGAAAGACGATGCCGCCGCCAGCGAAGGGCGCCTGCAGCTCACCGACCTGCCCGGCTACGGCTTCGCGGAAGTAAGCCAGGCGGAGCAAGAGAAATGGCGCAAGATGATCAGCCACTATCTCGACGAGCGCCAGCAACTGCGCGGGATCATCGTGCTGGTGGACATCCGCCACGCGGCCGACCCCAAGGACATGCAGATGCTGGAACTGCTGCGCCTGCGCAAGATCGACCACTGCGTGGTGGCCACCAAGGCGGACAAACTGCCCAAGACCAAAGTGGCCAAAACCCTGCAACAATTGTCTAAAGAGCTTGGCCTGAAAGATATTCCGCTGATCCCGGTCTCGGCCCTGAAGAACACCGGGCTGGAGCCTCTCTACGCCTGGTTCAGCCAGCACCTGAGCTAA
- the queD gene encoding 6-carboxytetrahydropterin synthase QueD, producing MYKLSVTDSFSAAHRLCGYEGACSNLHGHNWTVRVALEADQLDKIGMAMDIGRIKALLGEITDELDHAYLNELTAFTEQNPTSENLARFIYERMMESLAAEPVRVAEVEVCESERSSVTYSHA from the coding sequence ATGTATAAACTTAGCGTAACCGATTCCTTCAGCGCCGCCCACCGCCTCTGTGGCTACGAAGGCGCGTGCAGCAATCTGCACGGACACAACTGGACCGTGCGGGTGGCCTTGGAAGCAGACCAGCTCGACAAGATCGGCATGGCCATGGATATTGGCCGCATCAAAGCCCTGCTGGGGGAGATCACCGACGAACTGGACCATGCCTATCTGAATGAACTGACAGCCTTCACCGAGCAAAACCCCACCTCGGAAAACCTTGCCCGTTTCATCTATGAGAGGATGATGGAGTCCCTGGCCGCAGAGCCGGTTCGGGTGGCTGAGGTGGAGGTTTGTGAATCCGAACGTTCAAGCGTGACCTACTCCCATGCTTAG
- a CDS encoding magnesium transporter CorA family protein, producing the protein MIQYFKVREQRFEPALAHSEAFWIHLESPTADEIKALIDEFGLPEDFITDLQDADENSRMEYEENAVLVIMRVPLYYKHRSASLSFTTAPLGVIAVQDKLITVSFFDNEVLNVFLDCKHKPFRITQQSFLLQIALRTSLYFLRFLKEINRRTNKIENELSQSLRNQELFRLLRLEKSLVYFSTSLRSNEIILERLQRSRWLNQDPESEDLVEDVIIDNTQAIEMANIHSSILSGMMDAFASIISNNLNVVMKFLTSVTIVLSVPTLIASIYGMNLKLPLAQHPHAFAVVIGISVLASLLLVFVFIRKKYF; encoded by the coding sequence ATGATCCAGTATTTCAAGGTCAGAGAGCAGCGTTTTGAGCCGGCTTTGGCGCACAGCGAGGCTTTTTGGATACATCTGGAAAGCCCCACGGCGGATGAGATCAAGGCCCTGATCGACGAGTTCGGGCTGCCGGAAGATTTCATCACAGACCTCCAGGACGCGGACGAGAACAGCCGCATGGAATATGAGGAAAACGCCGTGCTGGTGATCATGCGCGTGCCGCTCTATTACAAGCACCGCTCGGCCAGTTTGTCCTTCACCACGGCGCCTTTGGGAGTGATCGCGGTGCAGGACAAGCTGATCACGGTGTCCTTTTTCGACAACGAAGTGCTCAACGTCTTTTTGGACTGCAAACACAAGCCCTTCCGGATCACCCAGCAGAGCTTCCTGCTGCAGATCGCGCTGCGCACTTCGCTGTACTTTCTGCGCTTTCTCAAAGAGATCAACCGCCGCACGAACAAGATCGAGAACGAACTCAGCCAGAGCCTGCGCAACCAGGAGCTGTTCCGGCTGCTGCGGCTGGAAAAGAGCCTGGTCTATTTTTCCACTTCGCTGAGGTCCAACGAGATCATCCTGGAGCGGCTGCAGCGTTCGCGCTGGCTGAATCAGGACCCCGAATCCGAGGACCTGGTGGAGGACGTGATCATCGACAATACGCAGGCCATCGAAATGGCGAACATCCACAGCAGCATCCTGAGCGGGATGATGGACGCCTTCGCCTCGATCATCTCCAACAACCTGAACGTGGTGATGAAGTTCCTCACCTCCGTGACGATCGTGCTCTCCGTGCCCACCCTTATCGCCAGCATCTACGGCATGAACCTGAAACTGCCCCTGGCCCAGCATCCCCACGCTTTCGCGGTGGTGATCGGGATCTCCGTGCTGGCCTCGCTGCTGCTGGTTTTTGTCTTCATTCGCAAAAAATACTTTTAA